In Mycobacterium sp. JS623, one genomic interval encodes:
- a CDS encoding alpha/beta fold hydrolase has translation MDRSASASVVLVHGGMLGPWMRSDVATMLERQGLSVRVPDLPSMGSDPAQTPLGDFYADAAEVRRVLDQLQPPVVVCGHSYGGAVITEAAAGPHPAVTHLVYLAAAIPDKNQSIEDAAAATSDHTGLAEVLTPVGGLAGTIMLEPDQAISALFHDCTDERAREAAAQLRPMNPAGRFQPLTAAAWRDLPSTLVRGSHDRIPEILTAVFLDCGPEVLTLPTGHCPNWSRPDLVAERLLRCVEKLIQPIAT, from the coding sequence ATGGACAGGAGTGCATCCGCATCGGTGGTGCTCGTCCACGGGGGCATGCTAGGCCCGTGGATGCGGTCGGACGTCGCGACAATGCTTGAACGACAAGGACTTTCCGTCCGCGTGCCCGATCTGCCGAGCATGGGAAGCGACCCTGCGCAGACGCCGCTGGGCGACTTTTACGCCGACGCCGCCGAGGTGCGCCGCGTGCTGGACCAGTTGCAGCCGCCGGTGGTGGTGTGTGGGCACTCATACGGCGGCGCGGTCATCACCGAAGCCGCCGCCGGCCCGCACCCGGCGGTGACACATCTGGTGTATCTGGCCGCCGCGATACCCGACAAGAACCAGTCCATCGAGGATGCGGCGGCCGCGACATCCGATCACACCGGGCTCGCGGAAGTGCTGACCCCAGTGGGTGGGCTGGCCGGAACCATCATGTTGGAGCCTGATCAGGCGATTTCGGCGTTATTTCACGACTGCACAGATGAGCGGGCCCGGGAAGCCGCCGCCCAGCTGCGCCCGATGAACCCCGCGGGCCGCTTTCAACCGCTGACCGCCGCGGCCTGGCGCGATCTGCCGTCGACACTTGTGCGGGGAAGCCACGATCGGATTCCCGAGATCCTCACCGCGGTCTTTTTAGACTGCGGCCCGGAAGTGCTGACGCTGCCCACCGGACATTGCCCGAACTGGAGCCGCCCCGATCTCGTCGCCGAACGGCTGCTGAGGTGTGTCGAGAAGCTAATCCAGCCGATCGCGACGTGA
- a CDS encoding NAD(P)-dependent oxidoreductase, with amino-acid sequence MKIVIFGANGPTGRLATRRVLAAGHRAVAVTRRPVDFPLADPRLSVVGADVREPGALADIVVEADAVLSALGVPFTRSRVDTYSVGMANVIRAMRTAGVRRVEVVSSSGAYPSAGRRRGVPLSMRLLGPIITRTIGKTVSDDIRRMEMIVRDSGLDWTIVRAYGLFDLPEPTNYSAGEIDPISGFTARIDLADCLVRIVTDSATIGSTLSVSTTEDTPTLWQVIAREAFKMPNRELHMRRNAVVGDDCVRGIRRAGQDGV; translated from the coding sequence ATGAAGATTGTGATCTTCGGAGCGAACGGCCCGACGGGCCGGCTGGCGACCCGACGGGTGCTGGCCGCCGGTCATCGCGCGGTGGCGGTGACGCGGCGCCCCGTCGATTTTCCGTTGGCAGATCCTCGGCTGAGCGTCGTCGGTGCCGATGTGCGGGAGCCGGGCGCTCTTGCTGACATCGTTGTCGAAGCCGATGCTGTGCTCTCCGCATTGGGGGTGCCGTTTACCCGAAGCCGGGTGGATACCTACTCGGTCGGCATGGCCAACGTGATCCGCGCGATGCGCACGGCGGGTGTGCGCCGAGTCGAGGTGGTGAGTTCCTCGGGCGCATACCCCTCGGCCGGCCGCCGGCGCGGCGTGCCGTTGTCGATGCGGCTACTCGGGCCGATCATTACCCGAACCATTGGCAAGACGGTCTCCGACGACATCCGGCGCATGGAGATGATCGTGCGCGACAGCGGGCTGGACTGGACGATCGTGCGCGCCTACGGGTTGTTCGACCTGCCAGAACCCACCAATTACAGTGCGGGTGAGATCGATCCGATCAGTGGGTTCACCGCTCGAATCGACTTGGCGGATTGTCTGGTCCGGATCGTCACCGACTCCGCGACGATCGGTTCGACCCTGAGCGTGTCCACGACTGAGGACACGCCGACGTTGTGGCAGGTGATCGCGCGCGAAGCGTTCAAGATGCCGAACCGAGAGCTACACATGCGTCGGAACGCCGTAGTAGGCGACGACTGTGTTCGTGGCATTCGTCGTGCGGGTCAAGACGGCGTATGA
- a CDS encoding MspA family porin, with product MTFFAPPDPNLPTRDFIVAGLFNATLRGPGNATAPKPSGTIAVGYEAQCLAAGLIAAVNPGYVKTEVLERNFNGADLSTAIDDFNVHVDCMGPALVRSYAVLTRTTNATNTVVAYYGVPTHV from the coding sequence ATGACCTTCTTCGCGCCGCCCGATCCGAACCTGCCCACACGCGACTTCATTGTCGCGGGCCTCTTCAACGCAACCCTGCGTGGCCCCGGCAACGCAACAGCGCCGAAGCCTTCCGGCACCATCGCGGTTGGATATGAAGCGCAGTGCCTTGCTGCAGGTTTGATCGCGGCGGTAAATCCGGGGTATGTCAAGACCGAGGTTCTTGAACGGAACTTCAATGGAGCCGACTTATCGACTGCGATTGACGACTTCAACGTCCACGTGGACTGCATGGGGCCAGCGCTAGTCCGCTCATACGCCGTCTTGACCCGCACGACGAATGCCACGAACACAGTCGTCGCCTACTACGGCGTTCCGACGCATGTGTAG
- a CDS encoding cupin domain-containing protein — translation MDTRLLRNRPAYVLDRQTAPAMWLVETLWLFHATAAQTGNRFSLIEQVMGGGLGPPTHRHPLAVENFVVLEGVVDFHIDGGSVRADPGTFLHIPRMKPHTFTVETAEARVLNFYAPAGNELNVMGLARPAEERRRPSMAEGPLPAGFEYIEITAQLYGSHPVAALPFGVKPSHDLIDTPADAWAVGDTHVVRAVQAPVFEAFGARWRVLADSRDTERDYDLLDALVPEGAGPPRRVLGTDETIYVLDGVVSVEVDETSTEIGAGSFAYAPAGSLCSWHAQAGGAHVLVFHLPGGFDRALAKGRGEDALVQAWDEARGTRYLRPQALQTPAVPPVPDDNAVIV, via the coding sequence ATGGACACGCGGCTGCTACGCAATCGCCCCGCGTATGTGTTGGACCGACAGACCGCGCCCGCCATGTGGCTGGTCGAGACGCTCTGGCTGTTTCACGCCACCGCGGCGCAGACCGGTAATCGCTTCAGCCTCATCGAACAGGTGATGGGCGGCGGCCTCGGACCCCCAACGCATCGGCATCCACTGGCCGTCGAGAATTTCGTTGTCCTCGAAGGAGTTGTCGACTTCCACATCGACGGTGGATCGGTGCGCGCGGATCCCGGAACCTTTCTGCACATTCCGCGGATGAAGCCGCATACCTTCACCGTCGAGACCGCCGAGGCCCGCGTGCTGAACTTCTACGCACCGGCCGGCAACGAGTTGAACGTGATGGGTTTGGCCCGGCCGGCCGAGGAGAGGCGACGCCCGAGCATGGCGGAGGGCCCACTGCCCGCCGGCTTCGAGTACATCGAGATCACCGCGCAGTTATACGGCTCCCATCCGGTCGCGGCGCTGCCATTCGGCGTGAAGCCGAGTCACGACCTGATCGACACTCCCGCCGATGCGTGGGCCGTTGGCGATACGCACGTCGTGCGTGCCGTGCAGGCCCCGGTGTTTGAGGCGTTCGGCGCGCGCTGGCGAGTGCTTGCCGACAGCCGAGACACCGAACGGGACTATGACCTGCTCGATGCCCTCGTCCCCGAGGGGGCCGGTCCGCCGCGGCGAGTGTTAGGGACCGACGAGACTATCTATGTTCTCGATGGAGTCGTCTCGGTTGAGGTCGATGAAACCTCGACCGAGATCGGTGCCGGATCGTTCGCCTACGCGCCCGCCGGGTCGCTGTGCTCTTGGCACGCCCAGGCCGGCGGCGCCCACGTTCTGGTGTTTCACCTCCCCGGCGGGTTCGATCGCGCGCTGGCCAAAGGCCGCGGCGAGGACGCGTTGGTCCAGGCCTGGGACGAAGCGCGTGGAACGCGGTATCTGCGACCACAAGCGTTGCAGACGCCCGCAGTCCCACCAGTACCCGACGACAACGCCGTCATCGTGTGA
- a CDS encoding TetR/AcrR family transcriptional regulator, whose product MTKERYHHGQLREALLDAAEALARERGADGWSLREVSAQLGVAPSAAYHHFACREEIVIKLAERIQADVGQRLSRAVARADTTDPLQPLIAYARTYVRWTIDNRGLAALAFAAARDIDLQAMISPHPYDILATELDRLVDTAVLTRSARVGAEFMVWPAVHGLAVLCADEMIRHRNRRTTDLEAERLVRALLAGLNDVTTPAPDPTAATSPHGERAAKLRRNKSSSQGRSRESVAPQQV is encoded by the coding sequence GTGACCAAGGAGCGCTACCACCATGGCCAGCTGCGCGAAGCGCTGCTGGACGCGGCTGAAGCACTGGCCCGTGAGCGCGGGGCCGACGGCTGGTCACTGCGGGAAGTCTCGGCGCAGCTGGGTGTGGCACCAAGTGCTGCCTATCACCACTTCGCCTGCCGCGAGGAAATCGTCATCAAGCTGGCCGAGCGTATTCAGGCGGATGTGGGACAGCGACTCAGTCGTGCGGTGGCCCGGGCGGATACCACCGATCCCCTGCAGCCACTGATCGCCTACGCCCGTACCTATGTCCGGTGGACGATAGACAATCGTGGTCTTGCCGCCCTCGCGTTCGCCGCTGCGCGCGATATCGACCTCCAGGCGATGATCAGCCCCCATCCCTACGACATCCTGGCCACAGAACTGGACCGTCTTGTCGATACCGCAGTGTTGACTCGCAGCGCCCGGGTGGGGGCCGAATTCATGGTGTGGCCGGCGGTGCACGGGCTGGCGGTGCTCTGTGCCGACGAAATGATCCGCCACCGCAACCGCCGAACCACCGACCTGGAAGCCGAACGTCTTGTGCGCGCGCTGCTGGCGGGCCTCAACGACGTGACAACACCCGCGCCCGACCCGACAGCGGCAACGTCACCGCATGGGGAGCGCGCCGCCAAACTACGCCGAAACAAGAGCTCCTCGCAGGGACGCTCTAGAGAGAGCGTGGCACCCCAACAGGTTTGA
- a CDS encoding SDR family oxidoreductase, with the protein MILVTTAGKVGSEASRLLAARGDEVRILARHPETAAALAAVGVDVVRGDLETPATIDAAMNGVSSVVLVSPAIPAQERNVIDSAVRAGVAHVVKITSEASADSPIARRRGQAAIEARLIASGLGYTLLRNNAYMQNFLVLAPAIAATGAFASCAGDGRVGMVDTRDVGAVAAEIAASPALHAGKTYWPTGPETLSYADAAATLSTVLGRPITFRPQTIDEERQAMISAGLPESVAEDNARALALFADGDADYLTGDVAALLGRPARTFEQFATDYAEAFSPSPAQVRLAMAADRQRRVRQRHNRFRRFERSR; encoded by the coding sequence ATGATCCTCGTCACGACGGCCGGCAAGGTCGGTTCGGAAGCGTCGCGCCTGCTTGCAGCCCGCGGCGATGAAGTTCGCATCCTGGCTCGACACCCGGAGACGGCTGCCGCGCTCGCAGCGGTAGGGGTGGACGTCGTCCGGGGCGATCTCGAGACGCCCGCGACTATCGACGCCGCAATGAACGGCGTGTCCAGCGTGGTACTCGTCAGCCCAGCAATACCCGCCCAGGAGCGCAACGTCATCGACAGCGCCGTGCGCGCCGGAGTCGCACACGTCGTGAAGATCACCAGCGAAGCGTCGGCGGACTCCCCTATCGCCCGGCGGCGCGGCCAGGCCGCGATCGAGGCCAGGCTGATCGCCTCGGGCCTGGGCTACACGCTTTTGCGCAACAACGCCTACATGCAGAACTTCCTCGTGTTGGCACCGGCGATCGCGGCCACCGGCGCCTTCGCGTCGTGTGCAGGCGACGGCCGAGTCGGCATGGTGGACACCCGCGACGTCGGCGCTGTGGCCGCCGAGATCGCCGCGTCACCCGCCCTGCACGCGGGAAAGACCTACTGGCCGACCGGGCCCGAGACACTGTCCTACGCCGACGCGGCAGCGACGCTGTCGACGGTGCTCGGCCGGCCCATCACCTTCCGGCCGCAGACCATCGACGAGGAACGACAGGCGATGATCAGCGCCGGACTCCCCGAAAGCGTCGCCGAGGACAACGCCCGCGCGCTCGCCCTTTTCGCCGACGGCGACGCGGACTACCTCACCGGGGACGTGGCGGCCCTGCTCGGCCGGCCCGCGCGCACGTTCGAACAGTTCGCCACCGATTACGCCGAAGCGTTCTCACCAAGCCCAGCACAGGTGCGTTTAGCGATGGCCGCCGACCGGCAACGCCGGGTGCGACAGCGACACAACAGGTTTCGCCGATTCGAGAGATCAAGGTAG
- a CDS encoding TetR/AcrR family transcriptional regulator, translating into MVDQADVGSPSQDPRIERTRAHVLDHARNLLASGGPSAVTYSELAARARVTRQTLYRHWPTREALIVDLVLEQSMAGMPDGTGTPEQIVSEFLRRMRDDLGDPYYSAPLVAVMAQAHHEPASRCALGQVVVGVRDALNALLEPAGRCVTPEDYSRLSGPVIFGRVIARETITDEFIDDLVTEWSQRSQMRT; encoded by the coding sequence ATGGTCGACCAAGCTGATGTAGGCAGCCCGTCGCAAGATCCGCGTATCGAGCGCACACGCGCACATGTGCTCGACCACGCCCGCAACCTGCTGGCATCCGGAGGCCCAAGTGCGGTCACCTACAGCGAACTTGCCGCGCGCGCGCGGGTGACCCGCCAGACCCTGTATCGGCACTGGCCGACACGCGAAGCGCTGATCGTCGATCTCGTCCTCGAACAGTCCATGGCCGGAATGCCCGACGGCACAGGCACTCCCGAGCAGATCGTGAGCGAGTTCCTGCGCCGGATGCGCGACGACCTGGGCGACCCTTACTACTCGGCTCCGCTCGTCGCGGTGATGGCCCAGGCTCACCACGAACCGGCCAGCCGCTGCGCCCTCGGGCAGGTCGTGGTCGGCGTCCGCGACGCGCTGAACGCCTTGCTGGAACCCGCCGGCCGGTGTGTCACCCCCGAGGACTACTCCCGGCTGTCCGGTCCGGTGATATTTGGCCGCGTCATCGCGCGAGAAACCATCACCGATGAGTTCATCGACGACTTGGTGACCGAGTGGTCCCAACGCAGCCAAATGCGCACCTGA
- a CDS encoding MMPL/RND family transporter — protein sequence MNDHRVDDRVESTAEGSRLARIIRRLAVPILLAWVAVAVLTNVLAPQLEVVGAAHSVAQSSPDSPALQAFNHIGKVFGEFDSDSAAMIVLEGDQPLGADAHHFYDTLVKRMSQDTKHVEHIQDFWGDPLTAGGSQSKDGKAAYVQVYLAGNQGQALSNESVDAVREIVASTPAPPGVKAYVTGAAPLVTDNFEVGSKSTEKVTTITLLVIALMLLVVYRSIATTLIMLVTVLVELVAARGVVAVLANWGIIGLSTYSTNLLTLLAIAAGTDYAIFVVGRYQEARNRGEERAAAYHDMFRGTVHVIVGSGLTIAGAVACLYFTRLPYFQSLGVPAAIGVLVTLAAALTLGPAVLVIGSRFGLLEPKRKVRASRWRRIGTAIVRWPGPVLVVSCAIALVGLLALPGYKTSYDARPYLPASAPANVGYAAAERHFSQARLNPELLMVETDHDMRNPADMLILERVAKAVLHTPGVSLVQSITRPLGTPITHSSIPFQISASSASQIMNLGYQQDRATDLLKQANDISNTIDILKRQVALQQASAAATHEQTQAFHQTVATVNELRDKIANFDDFFRPLRNYFYWEPHCFDIPSCAALRSVFDALDGIDALTDQFGQITTSLDKLDALQPQLVALLPPQIAIQERNRDLTLSNYATTAGTDAQNQEALRNATALGQAFDTAKNDDTFYLPPEAFDNADFKRGLKLFLSPDGKAARMIITHEGNPATPEGISHVDAIKNSAFDAIKATPLADAKVYLAGTAATYKDIRDGAKYDLIIAALAAMSLILLIMIFITRSLVAALVIVGTVALSLGASFGLSVLVWQYVLGIPLYWIVLALAVILLLAVGADYNLLLISRFKEEIGAGLKTGVIRAMAGTGGVVTAAGLVFAATMSSFVFSDLRVLGQIGTTIGLGLLFDTLIVRSFMTPSVAALLGRWFWWPQNVRPRPASRMLRPYGSRTAVRGLLEPEPQDAI from the coding sequence ATGAACGACCACCGCGTGGATGATCGAGTCGAATCGACGGCCGAGGGTTCTAGGCTGGCGCGAATCATCCGGCGGCTCGCCGTGCCGATCCTGCTGGCCTGGGTCGCCGTCGCCGTTCTCACGAATGTTCTTGCGCCACAGTTGGAAGTGGTCGGAGCGGCACATTCGGTGGCGCAGAGCTCGCCGGACTCGCCGGCGTTGCAGGCGTTCAACCACATCGGCAAGGTCTTCGGCGAGTTCGACTCCGACAGCGCGGCCATGATCGTGCTCGAAGGCGACCAGCCTCTTGGCGCGGATGCCCATCACTTCTACGACACCCTGGTGAAGCGCATGTCCCAGGACACCAAACACGTCGAGCACATTCAAGACTTCTGGGGTGACCCGCTCACGGCGGGCGGTTCGCAGAGCAAGGACGGCAAGGCCGCTTACGTCCAGGTGTACTTGGCCGGCAACCAGGGCCAGGCACTGTCCAACGAATCCGTCGACGCCGTCCGCGAGATCGTGGCGAGCACGCCGGCACCGCCTGGGGTCAAGGCCTACGTCACCGGTGCGGCGCCACTGGTCACCGACAACTTCGAGGTGGGCAGCAAGAGCACCGAGAAGGTCACCACTATCACCTTGTTGGTCATCGCGTTGATGTTGCTCGTCGTCTACCGTTCCATCGCCACGACGCTCATCATGCTCGTCACGGTCCTCGTCGAATTGGTCGCCGCCCGAGGTGTCGTCGCCGTGCTCGCGAATTGGGGAATCATTGGGCTGTCGACCTATTCGACGAATCTACTGACGCTGTTGGCGATTGCCGCGGGCACGGACTATGCCATCTTCGTGGTTGGCCGCTATCAGGAAGCACGCAACCGCGGAGAGGAGCGAGCAGCGGCGTATCACGACATGTTCCGCGGAACCGTGCACGTGATCGTCGGCTCTGGACTGACCATCGCCGGGGCGGTGGCGTGCCTGTACTTCACCAGGCTGCCGTACTTCCAGAGCTTGGGCGTGCCCGCCGCCATCGGAGTACTTGTGACCTTGGCGGCCGCGCTGACCCTGGGGCCGGCCGTGCTGGTCATCGGCAGCCGTTTCGGACTGTTGGAGCCGAAACGCAAAGTGCGCGCAAGCAGATGGCGCCGCATTGGTACCGCCATCGTGCGTTGGCCCGGTCCGGTCCTGGTCGTATCGTGCGCGATCGCTCTGGTCGGTCTGCTCGCCCTACCCGGGTATAAGACCAGCTACGACGCCCGTCCCTATCTGCCTGCGTCGGCGCCGGCCAACGTCGGCTACGCTGCGGCCGAACGCCATTTCTCCCAAGCCCGGCTCAACCCCGAGTTGCTGATGGTCGAGACCGATCATGACATGCGAAACCCCGCCGACATGCTCATCCTCGAACGCGTTGCCAAGGCCGTTCTGCACACTCCCGGCGTATCCCTGGTGCAGTCGATCACCCGGCCGCTGGGGACGCCAATCACCCACAGCTCCATTCCATTTCAGATCAGCGCATCAAGCGCCAGCCAAATCATGAACCTCGGCTACCAACAGGACCGGGCGACCGATCTGCTCAAGCAGGCCAACGACATCTCCAACACCATCGACATCCTTAAACGACAAGTGGCGTTACAGCAGGCCAGCGCTGCCGCCACCCACGAGCAGACCCAGGCGTTCCACCAGACCGTGGCAACGGTCAACGAACTGCGCGACAAGATCGCCAACTTCGACGACTTCTTCCGGCCGCTGCGCAATTACTTCTACTGGGAGCCGCATTGTTTCGACATCCCCTCCTGTGCGGCCTTGAGATCGGTCTTCGACGCGCTCGACGGCATCGACGCGCTCACCGATCAATTCGGGCAGATCACGACAAGCCTCGACAAGCTCGACGCCCTCCAACCGCAACTGGTGGCCCTGTTGCCTCCGCAGATCGCCATTCAAGAACGAAACCGCGACCTCACCCTGTCCAACTACGCCACGACGGCCGGAACCGACGCCCAGAACCAGGAGGCACTGCGCAACGCGACCGCACTTGGCCAAGCCTTCGACACCGCCAAGAACGACGACACCTTCTACCTCCCACCGGAAGCCTTCGACAACGCCGACTTCAAGCGCGGACTCAAACTGTTCCTCTCGCCCGACGGCAAAGCCGCCCGCATGATCATCACCCACGAGGGCAATCCCGCTACCCCTGAGGGCATCTCGCACGTCGACGCCATCAAGAACTCCGCATTCGACGCCATCAAGGCCACTCCACTGGCGGATGCCAAGGTCTACCTCGCGGGAACGGCGGCAACGTACAAGGACATTCGGGACGGCGCCAAATACGATCTGATCATCGCCGCGCTGGCCGCAATGAGCCTCATCCTGCTCATCATGATCTTCATCACCCGAAGTTTGGTTGCCGCCCTGGTCATAGTCGGCACGGTAGCGCTGTCATTGGGGGCATCGTTCGGCCTGTCGGTGCTGGTGTGGCAGTACGTCCTCGGCATCCCGTTGTACTGGATCGTGCTGGCGCTGGCGGTCATCCTGCTCCTGGCCGTCGGCGCCGACTACAACCTGCTATTGATATCCCGGTTCAAGGAAGAGATCGGGGCGGGACTCAAGACCGGCGTGATCCGCGCCATGGCCGGCACCGGCGGGGTCGTGACCGCAGCAGGTCTGGTGTTCGCCGCCACCATGTCCTCGTTCGTGTTCAGCGATCTGCGTGTCCTCGGCCAGATCGGCACCACCATCGGCCTCGGTCTGCTCTTCGACACCTTGATCGTGCGGTCGTTCATGACGCCGTCCGTCGCAGCGCTGCTCGGCCGCTGGTTCTGGTGGCCACAGAACGTGCGACCGCGGCCCGCCAGCCGAATGTTGCGCCCCTACGGATCCCGTACCGCAGTCCGAGGACTGCTTGAACCAGAACCGCAGGACGCCATCTGA
- a CDS encoding nuclear transport factor 2 family protein, with protein MPDLEGNKAIVIDYYQTAFGGNPEKAIADHFGDRYVQHNPDAADGPEAFTGFVNWPRGQYPNLQLDIKRVIAEGDMVVTHSHLILEPGTPGQALADFFRLESGKVVEHWDVIQQVPEESANNNGMF; from the coding sequence ATGCCTGATCTCGAAGGCAACAAGGCGATCGTGATCGACTACTACCAGACCGCGTTCGGCGGAAATCCGGAAAAGGCAATCGCAGATCACTTCGGTGATCGCTACGTTCAGCACAATCCCGACGCCGCAGACGGGCCCGAGGCCTTCACAGGCTTCGTGAATTGGCCGCGCGGGCAATATCCCAATCTGCAGCTGGACATCAAGCGGGTCATCGCCGAAGGCGACATGGTCGTGACCCATTCTCACCTGATCCTCGAGCCCGGCACGCCCGGTCAGGCATTGGCCGACTTTTTCCGCCTCGAGAGCGGAAAGGTGGTCGAGCACTGGGATGTCATTCAGCAGGTCCCGGAAGAGTCGGCCAACAACAACGGCATGTTCTGA
- a CDS encoding SDR family oxidoreductase translates to MTTYGVTGASGHLGRFAVEELLAREVPPSDVIALVRDRDKVTDLAARGPQVREADYSQPETLEPALAGVDRLLLVSGSVAGQRVAHHTNVIEGAKACGISRIVYTGMLNNDNTTNPLAVEHQDTERVLGEAGVPFTSLRNGWYVENYTDQLGQYLATGEILGAARDGEISAASRQDYAIAAVSALLGDEGGDRIYELGGPAFTLTQLAETITKVTSTPVIYRDLPVQDYAAALHGFGLDETTARFVAALDASLAVDDLYTTSEDLTKLLGRPATPLADVVRAAYDAVQHGGSDPR, encoded by the coding sequence ATGACTACCTATGGAGTTACTGGGGCCTCAGGCCACCTCGGGCGCTTCGCCGTCGAGGAACTGTTGGCCCGCGAGGTGCCCCCCTCTGACGTCATCGCGCTGGTACGCGACCGCGACAAGGTCACCGACCTTGCCGCACGCGGCCCGCAGGTGCGCGAGGCCGACTACAGCCAGCCCGAGACACTGGAGCCGGCACTGGCCGGCGTGGACCGGTTGCTGCTGGTCTCGGGCAGCGTGGCAGGCCAGCGGGTGGCCCACCACACCAACGTGATCGAGGGCGCGAAAGCGTGCGGGATCTCCCGCATCGTCTACACCGGCATGCTCAACAACGACAACACCACTAATCCGCTGGCCGTTGAGCACCAGGACACCGAGCGGGTACTGGGTGAGGCAGGCGTGCCGTTCACGTCGCTGCGCAACGGCTGGTACGTCGAGAACTACACCGACCAGCTCGGCCAGTACCTGGCCACCGGCGAGATCCTCGGCGCCGCCCGCGACGGAGAGATTTCGGCGGCCTCCCGCCAGGACTACGCCATCGCGGCCGTCAGCGCACTCCTTGGCGATGAGGGCGGGGATCGGATCTACGAGCTGGGCGGGCCGGCATTCACCCTGACCCAACTCGCCGAAACCATCACCAAGGTGACCAGCACCCCGGTGATCTACCGCGACCTCCCGGTCCAGGACTATGCCGCGGCGTTGCATGGCTTCGGTCTCGACGAGACCACCGCCCGGTTCGTGGCGGCTCTCGATGCGTCCCTGGCCGTCGACGACCTGTACACCACTAGTGAGGACCTCACCAAGCTGCTGGGACGCCCCGCCACACCCCTGGCCGACGTCGTCCGCGCGGCATACGACGCTGTCCAGCACGGGGGTAGCGACCCGAGGTGA
- a CDS encoding TetR/AcrR family transcriptional regulator produces MRVFSDSTPDVAVPSSASRWTAREAEFLAVTLRLLQQNGYDRLTVEAVANDAKCSKATVYRRWPSKAELVLAAFIEGTRVELVPPCTGSLRGDLLHIGASVCEHARRHARTMSAVMPEVSRSPALNAAVQDEFVHQRKRLIVEVLFDAARRGEIDAAAIHDEVWDVLPGYLVFRSMISGRPPTEETVRALVDEVLIPGLTRTRDECP; encoded by the coding sequence GTGCGCGTGTTTTCTGACTCGACACCCGACGTGGCGGTCCCGTCGTCGGCTTCACGGTGGACCGCGCGCGAGGCGGAGTTCTTGGCGGTGACACTGCGGTTGTTGCAGCAGAATGGATACGACAGGTTGACCGTGGAAGCGGTGGCAAACGACGCCAAGTGCAGCAAGGCCACCGTTTATCGGCGATGGCCGTCGAAGGCCGAGTTGGTGCTGGCAGCGTTCATCGAGGGGACTCGGGTCGAACTGGTGCCGCCGTGCACCGGCTCACTACGCGGCGACCTGCTGCATATTGGCGCGTCCGTTTGTGAGCACGCACGCCGGCACGCCCGCACGATGAGCGCGGTCATGCCTGAGGTGTCGCGCAGCCCGGCGCTGAATGCGGCCGTGCAGGACGAGTTCGTCCACCAGCGCAAGCGGCTCATCGTTGAGGTACTCTTCGATGCCGCTCGGCGGGGAGAAATCGACGCCGCGGCGATACACGACGAAGTCTGGGACGTACTGCCGGGATATCTGGTGTTTCGATCCATGATTTCCGGGCGTCCGCCCACGGAAGAGACGGTCCGCGCGCTGGTGGACGAGGTGCTGATTCCCGGCCTGACCCGTACCCGCGACGAGTGCCCTTAA
- a CDS encoding PPOX class F420-dependent oxidoreductase: MSIPSEVEEFLMTGAPTAVLGYNGSDGRPLVAPVWFLVEDGELVFNTMRDSAKGRALAREPRVAVCVDDPHPPFSFVQLQGVATMTEDHEQLLDTATRIAARYMGADRADEFGQRNSAPGGVVVRVRPTRVVSAFKLQDRER, translated from the coding sequence ATGTCCATTCCGTCAGAGGTTGAAGAGTTCCTGATGACCGGCGCCCCCACCGCGGTGCTGGGTTACAACGGCTCGGACGGCCGGCCACTGGTGGCGCCGGTGTGGTTCCTTGTCGAGGACGGCGAGCTGGTGTTCAACACGATGCGCGACAGCGCCAAGGGCCGCGCGTTGGCCCGCGAGCCTCGGGTGGCGGTGTGCGTCGATGACCCGCATCCGCCGTTTTCGTTTGTGCAGCTGCAGGGGGTGGCCACCATGACCGAGGACCACGAACAGCTGCTCGACACCGCAACCCGCATCGCTGCGCGCTACATGGGAGCCGATCGCGCCGACGAGTTCGGCCAGCGCAACTCGGCCCCCGGCGGAGTCGTGGTCCGGGTGCGGCCAACCCGGGTCGTCTCGGCATTCAAATTGCAAGACCGTGAGCGCTGA